DNA sequence from the Pelecanus crispus isolate bPelCri1 chromosome 4, bPelCri1.pri, whole genome shotgun sequence genome:
CGAAAACCTGAGCTGGCTAAAGGCCTGAGCTGAATGCacgctctctcttttttttttttattaaaatcaaagaGAGCAAGTTAACAACGATCCCTGATCTCAAAGGCTaggctttattaaaaataagaacaaccTAATtcctaaaaagcaaaaaaacccaagccaggtctgctttttttcagacagatgCAATAAAAGGTTTCAAGGTaaatttcctccctgccttcTGTAAACTCCAGGCAGGATGCCTTCCTTCAGGCTTAGTTTCCTGTCCAGAAATTTAGTAGCTGTCTGGGTTAAATGGATACATAAAACTCCCATTGCTTCCTCATTTTCTGCATCTCTTCAGCTTGGCTTTGGGACTTGTCCTTGTCCCTCTTACTGAACATTTCAGTGGCAGTTTCAACCACTCCAGGCTGAACTGTAGTAGTACATCCTCCCTGAACCCACCTGCAACCTTAATTGTGTATTCTCATCTCCCTTGGGCTGGTACTTGTTTGGTCTTGTGGCGAGCTTGCTGATCCAGCAGCAAAGTAACTCAGGGAAGATCACCTGCTTTCTTTAATGGTGATTATGGGTTCACATTTGCTCTACTCTATGcttcacaaacttctccaaagCTAAGCGTGGTCCCTTTCCTCAGCACTCCTAAAATACATAGGAGCATTTTAACAGCATGTATGATGATCAGCAGTTATTCTGTAAACTGAACAAATCCAGACAGCTATACCTCCAATCACACGCAAATACAAACTTCTGTAATGtgtcaaagaaaggaaaaaccagACACAATCTCAAAAGACTAAGGTGGGTTTTCTGTAGCCTGGGATAACATATGGGAAACTTACTGAAGTGTAATTAAGGCGTTAAGGTATGTTCAGAACTTCTACCAGCATCAAAAGGCATAAGAACAGCTTCTGCTCTGTTAGGGCAAAGGTTTCTCTTATCTAATATCCTGTCACAACAGCAGGTGCTTAGGAAAGCGTATGAGAGCAAGGCTGCCGTGTAGTGAAACGTCTTCAAAACAGCCTCCTAGCTTTCAACGCTTGTGGCACAGGGATTTCTCAAGGTGGGGTTGGTGCCTTTGCATTCAAAAGCTTTTGGTGGATATTTTTCCCCATGTAATTGGCAAGTTGTTTTCTGAATATTAAGCACTTATCACAAGATATGTAAGGAGGTCCACAGGTTATACACTGTGTGACATTGatttactttttcagtttttaaccTGCTACCTGCTAGTTTAATTTGATACTTTTGAATTCCATTCTAGAGGAATAAGTAACCCTTCCCATGCACTCTGTCTCTGCTAATCACTAGTTTTAGACTGCTAAGACATCCCTTCTTCAACTGTCTTTTTTCAGTCATGAAGACTTATACTCTATGTGGTCATTCTTTTACTGAAACTCTTACATACCTCTGATTAATCTGAACTATTTCTGGACCTACTATATCATTTCTGAGATGTTAAGCAGACTCAGGATATAGTAACATACATTTTTTGAAGTGGAATAGTGATGTTCCCTATTCTATTCCTTTTTTAACCACTTCTAAGATCTGATTTGCTTTTTTGACTGGTACTGAGCACTGAAGTGACATTTTCACAGATATCTTCTTTATAGAACCAAGACCTCATTTCtgtgtggtgggaggcagtTCAGAATCATTACTTTGTGAGCGGCTGTTTCTTCCATCAATGGTCTTCTGAAGACACTTCTGATCCTTTGATGAGTATCCAACAGGAATCTCCCAGGTTCTTCTACAGTGAATAAAACCTAACCATTTTGATTGGATACTCTGCTATGGATTTATCTTCTCTGAGTATTTCTTCTTGGTTGTCTCTATCCCTAcacattttctggcagtttcttTACACATGAGAAGAAAGATTTATTAGTAAGTTATGGCCTATTGTAATTTGTTCCTCAAGCTCTTGTCTTGCCTACCTtatatgtttttacttttaacCTGTCATGGTTTATGATCCTCATTTAGACACAAGAAGTGCTTACACACCACCAGACAGTGTGtctaacaattattttttaattaacaggATATTTTTACAAGGCAAGTTATAATTGCCAGTAAGACACATTACTTTTTATGTTGCCATTAATTTTATGTGTTTGCTTAGCACTAATGAATAAGAAACACTGCAGCTAAACTGGCTTTCCAATGTCTTCACCATGGTATTGAACATAGtgttaaaatataaattcagtgaaataaatcTAGCAACTGTAGGGTAGGTCATACTAGATTAAATAAACTTCATAAGACTTTATCAGTGATAGTAACTTGGAATGTTTTGTTAGAGAGGATTTAAAGATGATATGTTAGATacttattaaaatattgaaaaatttGAATACTGTGAAGTAGTTTGCCACTTTTTTGCTGAGGTTGCATAAATGTAATTAGGTGAAGCTTGATATAACTGTATTAATTTTTAGATTTcagaatttcaagaaaaacatcGTAAACATTTATTAGCATACCACAGACAAAAGGTAACTCTaattgtggtttggtttttggtttggtggtttttttttttttttttttttgcttatgtttGCCTTGttactttggtttatttttagaaaatatattcaCCTTTTATTGGAATACTTAGAATAATTTATCAGGATTGCCTCATTTCTGTCATTATAAATACCAGGTTTTAGTTGTTTAAAATCTGTGAGGACTTCATTAATTATGATTAccattatttaataaaacagattttagttGAGGGGGTGACTGAAATTAAATGGAGACTcaaaggacagggagagaagaaaCTAATTCACTGCATGGAGGAGAAAGTGGAAGAGGTGGGGAGAGATTGGTACACAGATGATAAGCCTAGAGGAAAAGAAGACTAGGGCTGACAAACTAAATGAGAAGCTTGAGCAATGGAGAACAAGACTAAGATATAGAGTGACAGGGTAAAGCACACCATTCCTGACATCTGTACTGGTCACTTTCTTGATTAAACCTAGCTCtcattaggaaaaagaaaaaagaagaaagaagaatacaaaaaaaaatcacgtcTTATGTAAATTAGATTTTGTCTTTAATCTGTTTTGCAGAGTTTCACATCTGCAAAAAGAGCATAATATCTCCCACAATATGATTTTATAAAGGTATATCAAATAATGTTATTAAAGAATTCAAATAATATTGTGAGGAGAAGCATGaagagttaagaaaaaaattcataattTGTCTTCACATCAAAATATCAATAGTGTGAAGTAATGAAGGACTGAGGtcacacaaaagaaattaaggatAAAATATAGATGCAGTACCAAGGCTATTGAGTAAGTTTTTATGTCCTTCATAAAATATAATGTATGATCATGTAATGAAAGACTgtaaaaaatacacatactAGGGAGCTGACCTAATGTTCTTGACCTTAACGTTCTTCAATTTTGCAAGCTCATAACATTCTTTAGTGGAGATATTTTTGGTTGTTTCTATAACACAATAGGAAATACTCTTCACATAAGCTTATAACAAATAGATACTGCAAAGAACTGAATAAATTTTGAatctaaaataagaaatatggGAACATGGTTTTCGGCATTTTGTGTAGTTATTGGTATCTTTTCCAGATAATTCCATATTAAACGCAGCATAACTTTTATATCAGAtatggaaaagaggaagaaaaataaaaacaaactatttttaagcatttttattagtattacTTTATCCAATATTACCAGTACACTTAACAAAAGGTAATCAGACTAAGTCTGTAACTGCCAAAAAGAAGCATATCTTTTTCAGACTGACTGTTTAGTGGATCCATGTAACAGCTATAGTCTTGCCCCAATAAATCTGGAATAAATCTGCAATGATACCTAAGATTAAAACCAATAGAAGACAGACTTTCAACACTTTAGAATACTCTCTGTATGAAAATGAATTTATATATCACACAAATAGATTTTGTTTAAATCTATGATTATCTTACAGATGGTAAAGTTGGAAGAATCTCTCAAGAAAGTAACACAACAAATGCATCAGGTACAATGGTAAGAAGTTTAATGCAGCAAAAGTACATAAGAAATAGTCTTTGTAATCAGACAACAGTGTGTTTAATtgataaaacaataaaaatgtcatgctttatttgcctttttcataTATTGTGTTGTATAAATAGAAGCAGcagattttcacagaaataaatgaacagTGATTTCTGTCATTGGGCCCATTTTGTTCACATTAATCAAGTCTGTCAGGAAGGAAtcctttcagttttaaattcaAGTCAGTAGTTTCTCTAAAAGTGAACTTTTAATAACCTCTATCatataaatattcagtttcaaaatttttatttgcatttacattAACATGTTCATGTTTTTTCCAATGGGTTTTCCACCATCAGCCTGGGAAGTACTGTGATATATTTCCTAGTATCTAGCCCATTTGCAAAGTTACCGGAGTTTTGTAACATGATTCTCATCTTCTCTATTTCTAGTAAAAATCAACTTCTTGGCTCATCTTAAATTAGCCTTTTTTCACAAATGCATCAAAGAGGTAGACAAAAGGTAGCTCATCATTATCCCCCTTCTCATTGACTGATACACCTTAATcttttaatcttatttatttCCAACTTAAAAGCTCTTATGGATCCCTAAGTGCACTTTGTGCTATTACTCTTCATTTcattaagttttatttcaattatttgtttgaaaatatgacattttttaaattactacaTAGTTCTCCTCAATCTTGATGTAACTTTTTATCTGCAGAACTTTCTGTCTTCAGATTTCACAAACTGTGGGCTATCCCTGAGTCATAAACGGGATCAGTTGCAAAACTAAACTGAAGGGGACTAATGTTTCTGCACTCTCTTCacccttttttgttgttgtttccctTTTAACATTATTTGTAATATACTTGCCTGAATTAATTGCTCTTATCTCTGCTTTAAAGTCCACATGGCCTATACAGCACTCTAATGTTTAAATTGaattaatgcagaaaaagatgTACTATCTtattactgtttaaaaatatctgcttaccagaacataaaacaaaacatcagaTTGATCTACTGTGATCCACCTATGGTGAAATTATTATGTTTTCCATATAGCTTTTGTTTCTATGTCCTATTTTATCCTCCCCATTTTCTAAGATTTCAAAAACTACTGGGAAATGAAACTAACAGGCTTGgtctgcttttcccttttagTGAATGTGGGTAATTAGGAGTATTTAGTGTATAGTTACAACATACTTCTCCCTATAGATCCATCTTCTTAAGAGAAGCCCTTCATGAATACCACTTTACAAATACCAGTGATCAAGGATGTGGAAGTCTCCTTAATAAGCCAGTTCATGAAGCAAGCAATTTAATTGCAAAATTTTGTTGCtctttattccttttctgtgttttttcgGTATAGACTTTCTTTTGACTCTGATGCACATATAATTCTGTATTGTGCTCTCTTATGCTGCTTGGTGTAatataactgaaagaaaaacagtataaGGGAAACCATGTACGTGGTGGATTATCATAGTTTATCTATTTTTATCCACTGCCTCCTTTTTCTTGTCTGCATCTCAATTAAATAGCATCTTGGTTATATAAAAACCAGAGTTCTTATcgaatttctgatttttcagagtTCTACCAAAAGAGTGTGACCTAGGGGTTTTCCTTGCATGCCTCCTATTTATGGCTATTAGCAAAGGTATCAGTTTTACATAGCTGTTGGTGAATAGCATAAATATGCCAACATTTTTTTTGATAACTagattttttaaagcttggGAAATGTATACatcaaaacaaagatttttggCTCAACTGTAGTTAATAGCTGGATTTTAATATCTGCTGTTCCATAAAGTACTTTGCCATACCATTATCCTAAATTCATATTGTTGAGCATGTAATGACTGATACAGACATTATGATACAGAGAAGAAGTAGTTAATAGCTTAACAAATAGATTGTTATTTTGCTTCATGGCAAATAGTGTCATGTTAAAACCAACTATTAGTGGATAAAATTAAACTGGATAAAAAGCTTTGATTTTATGCTTTATTGAACCACTGGACAAATGAACTAACCAGACCAGGTTTCGATTTATatctgttgtttcttctgtttccccTTTAGTATGAAACCTCCTGAACAAACTTCAGAACTACCATTTTCCAGTACAAGTAGAAATCCATTTTCCAGTAAGAAGCATTGGTTTAAGATGCTAACTATGGAATACATATTGCTGGGTACAGCTATGTCCTAATAATAAATTTATTGATGATTTTAGCTCcttcaagaaaacagaactCTTCATGTTCTCTTCATCTTAGTCATCCTTCCACTTCTGAAACGTAAGTAAAAACTTGttaattttcaatgaaaatctGAACAGTGACAACATACTGATATTTTATAcacaaagccattttttttgtagtgaatttaaaataagtatatttcctgattttgtgttttgtttctgcaaacCATGTAAGTATGAAAGAACTGGGGAGGGTCTTATCTACCCAAGTGTACATAATAACTACATGTATAGATTGCCTTTGTTCTCACTGGAAAAAACTCTAAGGCATGATGCACCTTATTCTAAAGACTTGCTGGATAGATAGATTGATTAATTAATGAGGAACTCGTCCGTTGACTGTAGGGAAAAACTAAATGACTTTTACAGACACATGTATATGTACATTGTAGTTGTCTAAAGTTAGATGGGATTACCTCCAGTAAGGCTCAtcaaatttcaaataaattgaaCATACAGCTTGCTCAAACTAAAAGATTTCTATATCTGTGACTGtgactttaatttttataaaaaataaaatttcagaatgCCCTTGTTGTGGAGACAAGCGACAAATctataaatatgcatatttatatatgcaaTGCTAATCATAAAATAACTTTCTCTGTAAATGTCTAAACCAAAACTCAGAATCaattaatagatttttcttccactaGCGGGTTTTGGAACAAGTCCTAAATACTCATATGTGCTATGCATTATGTATTATGCTTTTCCATTATTAATCAAATTTAACATGAGAATATAATGTAATTTTAGTCATTATAGtgaatgcattatttttatctaCAATGTCATATTTCTTTTGACCTTTGTTGTAAGAATGGAGTCAATGGAGATTGATCCTGTACCTTCACCAATGAGGAAAGTAAGTTAATTTTTTGTATATaggtttataaatatatatatgtatatacacatatatatgcttTTGATTTCTCCTACTCtgttaatactgaaaaaaaataggacCTCCCCCCCTTCAAAACAATTCTTATGTACATGCTGATTTCAGCTATGCTTGATGCTTAGTAGAAGTCAGATGCTTCCCAAAAGGGaaccaaaaggaaataaatcacaGCATTGATTTCTGGAATTATATTCTCCACATACCATATACAGGCTTTTAAGCTTCTGATGCTAAATTAAATGCCAAATTCTTGAAATGTCAGTATGATTATATTACAAAAGTGTTGTAactgtttccaaaataaatgtcGCTAATGCATGAAACTGTGAGTTGCAATTAAATTTCAGTTCCAATATATTAAGGAATGGAAACATATGTAAGATTTCCACCTTCAGGAAACCTCATGTAGATGTCTGCAGTGCAGATCTATGCTAGCATCTCAGGGTTTCCTTTATAACCTATGGATTGGTTATATCCTCAGATAGACCTGTATCCATAGGTTTAACCTATGGATTATTATGTGTGACTAATCGCATTCTAAAGGACACTTATTGTTCTCattcctgtttctcttccttgacAATAAAGGGAATTTTGGGGGATCGGGCTGGAAGTAAATGCTATGATTGCAGATGTCTGAAGTTACAAGAGGTGAATCACTTGGCGCTCTTAACTTCACATCACactgattttcaaaacattCCTGAAATTTCAGTTATGATGgataaaagggttttttttaagccacAAATCAAGCCATTCATTATCTTTCAcctttcataaataatttttttttctgcttgaccAGGTGATCTTGCTTTTGTCCATGTTCAGAGGCATCAACATGAGTATAATATCTTTACATGTTAAGAAAAAGCTATGTGTAGAAGTGAATGGTCTGAAAGCAGTGTTAGAACCTGGTATTTGAGTAGGGAATTGCAAGCTTTGAATAACATCTCTAAGATGAGAATGAAGGCAggagcttttccttttcactctATTAGTATTCTGATTAGGAGAGGTAACACCCAGGAACAGATGCTAGCTTAAGAATGGAATCTCAGCACAGAAAATGATGTAAGTgtctgatatttttcttacttgaATGTGAGAGAGAGGACTTCTTGGAATAAAACTAAAATGCATCTAGCCCCCACCCACCGCACCACCCCCCACTGAGTGCCAGAAATCTGCAGGCTTTATAGACCTCAAAAATGTAACACTGTTGCTTAAAATACCTTAATAATTAACATACTTACTACACTGTAATTAATACCTTGCCATTCATTTAGCCTGAGACACCGACCGGTCCAACAAGATTATCATTAATAACTCCACCACAAGATGGACGTATGGGTGAGTAAAAATAAAGTCTGTAACTGGataatatttcatagaatcatagaatcgtttaggttggaaaagacctttaagatcatccagtccaaccagtaacctacactaccaagtccacactaaaccaatcaagggtagactagactaaaccatgtcccaaagtgccacatctacccattttttgaacacttccagggatggggactccaccacctctctgggcagcctgttccaatgcttgactaccctttctgtgaagaaatttttcctaatttccaacctaaacctcccctggcacagcttgagcccatttcctcttgttctatcgctaactacatgggagaagagaccaacacccacctccctacaacctcctttcaaatAGTTGTAGATTATGTTAAGAGGATTAATAAATCAAAATCGATACATCAACAATTTACTGAGCAAACCTGAATTGTGTTGAGGTATAAGGAACTTATTACGTAGACATCAATCCAGCAGATGGGAAATGGttaaaaattaagaatgaaATAAGTCTTCCTAATACTAGCCTACTCTGTTCTGTGAATAATTACTTGTAACCAAAATGATTTTTGCTGAGCAATCATTGTCAATagttgcaaagaaaatatgtaaTCATGTGTATGCTTGAACAGAACAGGCATACTTGCAATATATGTTGTTGACGCTCTATTAATCTTCATAATTATATTTGTTTATAGTTGCCACAGATTAACATTGTCCATAAAGTCATGTTAAAAATCACATGAGGAAAAGTGGGAAAACTAAATGGAAGTTACAAATGTATTTCATAACAAAAGCGAGGTAATTAAGTTGagagaaaaatttcttcagaaaggcaattttttttttttttttcaccatatCACTGTAATAAGGTATGAGACATTTTGCCTGCCTGTACTTCCTTTCATTCCTGGGCTGTTGCAGAGCTTGGGTAACACTCTGATATAAATAAGTTGTGAAGCCTACTGAAATTAGTGCATTCTCCTTGAGTAGTCTTTATTTGTGAGTAGTTTCCCAGAATTCCTAGTGCTCTGCAGGTCTACCATTCATGTGTCCCTCCCATTCTTGGTTTTACATTTAGCATGTTTCTGTAACAGTCCATTATCAGGCAGTCTTTCAGCTAGCTTCAGCAGTTAATAGAATGCATCTCCAGCCATGTAAGGAGCTTTTAGCACTCCTGTGTTTTCACATGGTGCAAAAGTcctgaaacaaagacaaatgcaattgcaataaaattgtaatgaaggagcaaaaattgctttttctatGTTATATCTTATTTAGATATTCAGATCCTTCCTAAATGTGTGTTTGCCTATAAATTTATAACAAAATAGCTGGAGTTGAGGTTAACTGTTTTTTTATTGTGTCTAAATATAAATAGATATTTAATTAGATAGTGAAATTATATGTAGAACAGTTATGTGTTCAGCACATTTCAGAATCAACCCATAAAATTTTGCAGTGGACAAAGCTGAATGAATCAAAGCATACTTGCAAAAGTACGGGGAAGTAGAAACAATGATTTAATATTGAACTAAAGAAAGTTTCCTTCTCAGAGATGAGCAGGGCAAAAAAGCATAGAACTGAAGAACTGGACCACCTCAGCAGAGCTATCTTGATAGTCTAATAATAGTCTAATAAATGAGAGAAGTTGAAAGAAACCAACATGTGTTTAACTTGAAAAAGATTTGCAGGAATGATGCAATATGATGTTTTCATGACAGCTAAGCTCTACGCAGGATTAATCTACTGAGACTAAAGATAATTTTCACCTTTACCCTCTGTTAGAGTACTGCTGAGGACTTTTCATAGCTTTCACTTTTGTTGGAACTTCTTCCAGCAAGAGGTACTGGAAGACAACTCATGCCTCAGCAAAAGTCTTGTCTGTGCTAAAATGTAAAAACACATGATTAATTTTTAGGGCTATTTTAATCCTTTCTCAAGTGACATGGTGATGTTATTTTGTCAGCCAGTTCCTTAGCTTTCATTGTCTATTGTAATAGTGCACCATTTTTAATTCTTGAATAAACCGATCATGAGTTTGTCCCAAAAAATTCAATTAAAGTATTAATCTTTGTTTCCAAAGTTATGTCTTAAGTAAAAAAGGTAATTTATGTTGGtcctgttttcaaatatttgattCTTACAGGTAGTGTATCCTACAGAAGTTCTCAGTCATCTGGAATAATGTCAAGTCAAAATAGTAGAGCAGGATCTACAAGGTAATTAAATAACTTTTCAAGATGTTACCATCTGCTATGACAGACTGAAATTTGTCTTGTCTGGCCTGTATTAATCTGTACGTTTGAAGGTTATATTCTGTATCTGGAGAAATGTTATTGTGCAGGATAGGTATCACCCGTatgaatgtgtttgtttttgttggaaggttttattttgaaatcacATTCTTCAGAAATGTGCAGAGATAATCTGAATTCCTGTAACTGTGAACATCTACAGTCGTGGTACTTTTATACAAAGAGTAGTAATTTTATTGTAAGAAAGTGCAACAACATGTCTGCTTTGTAATTCTTCTAAAAATCAGAGATAACAACACAACATCTACACAAGAGCTATTCTCTGAATAACCTGAACATCTTCATGCAGCATGTAGCAGgtgtttcaggtttttcttctaAACATTGAAAATGTCTCAAACTGTGAGAATTattaacataaagaaaaatcttaaaatggttccagaaaaaataaacacttgttCTCTATAATCATTAAGCCAAACACATCTTCCTCGCAcaaatttcaaatatatataacaaaatatttcttcttttctgtctctgtttctcatataatttgttttgtccttctgctttttaaaatatgtacaaatcctaaagaagtaaaaatatgaTAAGGAATATATAGAACACAATAATTTATAAtatttgctattaaaatatgAGTGCTATGATTTAAGTGGTTTTGAAATCTCTTGTACTATGAAAGTAGCCTCAAATCATATccatgaattaatttaattaacaGATCCACACCTATAAGACTACCACATAGTGGATGTTCACTTACATCATCATCTGGATCACAAAGTAGTAGAAGGGGGCCATGGGCTACTTCTGATTTCAGAACCCCTCAGTTGTATCCATTTACATCACCTTCCCCACAGTCATCTGTAACAAGACATCCAATCACCATCTCTGGACTTCTGCAAAGACAACATTTAGGCaagtatattttataaaattacaaCATTTAACACTTCTGgaaaaattttcagaataaCATATGCTTATTACTTATTTACTGGAGAAcagtaaataagaaataaattaagcaaCACAAAACTGATGTTTCAAAATTGGAAGTAGACTATcagcaaaataggaaaaatgttGATGTTTATGATCAGTATTTTGCCTTAGCCTTCTGTGCAATAGAATATCTGCTGTGAAAATGTGTTCTTGCTTCACCCCAGAATATTTTAACAGACATTTAAATCTAATGATTTCCATAATAGTTTTCTAGAAAAATACCAGTTCTAAATAATGCAAAGCATATGATAATTGCACAAAGACTAATCTTGCAACAAATCTCAAGTAAGGagtagagaaaagaaaaatatgaggGGAGGAAGTGCAGTGAACTCAGTGGGAATCATAGCAAGACTGAGATAGTCAACAGGAGTCctttaataaaacagaatagTTGAGTTGACAcatgggaaagaaggaaaaaaatgtctatAATTAATAGAAGACAGTTCCTGTATGACTGAATGGTGTGTTGTAGAAAGTGGGTGACAGTTGACTTCTCTCTATgtccagcagagaaaaaaggaacataaaAGGAAATTGCAGTATTCTGAGAGTCAGAAGTGAAGTATTAGTTACCTCGTTGTTAGGAACTAGGAAATATTAATGGGAATGAACAAATCAGTGAACTcattctgaaaactgaaaacagagaatGAACAGATGATGagacagagaagaggaaggaagatgtgttaag
Encoded proteins:
- the RNF212 gene encoding putative E3 SUMO-protein ligase RNF212 — protein: MAMPVFCNVCFCEPRKPTPRFSLTSCGHVICETCLQKGKKDECLICRTPCRTLFLSKETNPDIQSLFMGIDTLCKKYSKEITQISEFQEKHRKHLLAYHRQKMVKLEESLKKVTQQMHQVQCMKPPEQTSELPFSSTSRNPFSTPSRKQNSSCSLHLSHPSTSETMESMEIDPVPSPMRKPETPTGPTRLSLITPPQDGRMGSVSYRSSQSSGIMSSQNSRAGSTRSTPIRLPHSGCSLTSSSGSQSSRRGPWATSDFRTPQLYPFTSPSPQSSVTRHPITISGLLQRQHLGSTNFGGHSTER